TGATGAGTGCTTTAAAAGAAGATTTTGCAAAACTGCATCAATTTTTAATCTCGCCCCCACCCGAAGAAAAAGAAGTTTCAAAAGTAAAAGAAAATCCGCTTGCTTCTGTGTACAACAAAAAACAGACAAAGGACCAAACAGAGAAAAAAGACAAACAATTAGGACTTTTTTAATTAGAACACAGTTCTAATTATCAAATAAACAAATCTCCCCAAAGCAAAAACCTCTAAATTAAGCTATAATATTCTCGTATTTTTGCTATAAACTATATACTATGGACTATCAACTATATTATGCCGAGATAGCTCAGTTGGTAGAGCAGGGCATTCGTAATGCTAACTGAAGAAATTTCAAGCTATCTCTCAGCATATCGAATCCCATTCAAGCATCGCTATTTAGTTGCTCTTCTTATTTGCACCAATTTGCATGAATTTGTATCAGTTTGCACCTATTATGGACACCTATTGGACACCAGTTAGTTAAGTTTTGGGTTGAGTTCTGTTGTAGTATATGGTAGATTTGCGTATATTTCTAAAAGTATGTAAAATGTAAACAATCAAATGCCACAATTTAAGAATCCCCCCGTAAGAGAGGTTGTCTTTGAGGTCAGATTTCCTGCGGAATTATCCATTGAGTGTAAGAAAGACGAATTCTACGAAAAGATAAGGAAAATTTTCCCCAGTATATTTATTCCCAAAACCATAGCCACAGAAGCATATGCTGTGGAACCTTATCAATTTAAAAATCTCGGAGGAACTAAAATAATACGTTTTTCAATTAACCAATATGCCTTTATTACTAAACAATATGAAAGCTATAAAGTCTTCAAACAAGAATGTTTAGAATATATGAATCTTTTCTTTAAGATATATAATATTACCCGTTTCAAAAGAATAGGTCTTAGATATATTAACCATATTCCGATATCCCACGATGACAAGGGTATTCCTATAGCAAAATATCTTAATTTTGGATATAAGTTGCCTAAAGTTATTCCTAATGAGTTTAGCTTATTTTCTTCAATGTTTGTTACTAAGCTGGGAAGTGGCAAGTTGAGAACAGTAGTTCA
The sequence above is drawn from the bacterium genome and encodes:
- a CDS encoding TIGR04255 family protein — encoded protein: MPQFKNPPVREVVFEVRFPAELSIECKKDEFYEKIRKIFPSIFIPKTIATEAYAVEPYQFKNLGGTKIIRFSINQYAFITKQYESYKVFKQECLEYMNLFFKIYNITRFKRIGLRYINHIPISHDDKGIPIAKYLNFGYKLPKVIPNEFSLFSSMFVTKLGSGKLRTVVQYEPHLEKIIVLDFDYFLERDLVANKLQKYLEDSHRYTEKVFLSIITDKYRKIIEGDK